A window from Camelus dromedarius isolate mCamDro1 chromosome 9, mCamDro1.pat, whole genome shotgun sequence encodes these proteins:
- the PLAUR gene encoding urokinase plasminogen activator surface receptor isoform X1, which produces MGRPPLLLPLLLLSIQASIPGTLLSAFLAISNLAGGTIELTEKETEAQRGELSDPRSLTSWGLQCMLCKSNGNCRVEECSPGQDLCRTTILRIREGDEELEVVERGCAHPEKTNRTMSYRIDMQIITLTEFICGSNLCNRPKPSRPPLFPRRRYLECSSCASSDLSCERGWDQSLQCHNPGEQCLEVVTHRSLEESPRDERHTRGCGNLPGCPGPTGFHNNHTFHFLRCCNTTKCNGGPVLELQNLPLNGFQCYSCEGNSTHGCSSEETSLTECRGPMNQCLEATGTNGLGNPSYTIRGCAAPSWCQDLQVAEAFGLTHVNVSCCTGNGCNNPALDIQPRIGGAHQSGPAHLNLIVILLVTARLWGGVLLWT; this is translated from the exons ATGGGCCGcccgccgctgctgctgccgctgctgctgctgtcaaTTCAGGCCAGCATTCCAG GCACTCTCCTAAGCGCCTTCCTTGCAATTTCGAACTTGGCAGGCGGAACAATTGAGctcacagagaaggaaacggaggcacagagaggtgaactAAGTGACCCGAGGTCACTGA cctCCTGGGGCCTGCAGTGCATGCTGTGTAAAAGCAACGGGAATTGCAGGGTGGAAGAGTGTTCCCCCGGCCAGGACCTCTGCAGGACCACAATCCTGCGCATACGGGAAG GAGATGAGGAGCTGGAGGTGGTGGAGAGAGGCTGTGCCCACCCAGAGAAAACCAACAGGACCATGAGCTATCGGATAGACATGCAGATCATCACCCTTACAGAGTTCATCTGTGGGTCAAACTTGTGTAACCGGCCCAAACCGA GTCGGCCTCCTCTCTTTCCTCGAAGGCGTTACCTCGAATGTTCTTCCTGTGCCTCATCAGACCTGAGCTGTGAGAGGGGCTGGGACCAGAGCCTGCAGTGCCACAACCCTGGAGAACAGTGCCTGGAGGTGGTAACTCACCGGAGCCTAGAAG AGAGTCCAAGGGATGAGCGCCACACCCGAGGCTGCGGCAACCTTCCAGGATGCCCAGGCCCAACCGGCTTCCACAATAACCATACCTTCCACTTCCTGCGGTGCTGCAACACCACAAAATGCAATGGGGGCCCAG TCCTGGAGCTTCAAAACCTGCCACTGAATGGTTTCCAGTGTTACAGCTGTGAGGGGAATAGCACCCATGGATGTTCCTCCGAAGAGACTTCCCTCACTGAATGCCGAGGTCCCATGAATCAATGTCTGGAAGCCACAGGCACTAATG GGCTGGGGAACCCAAGCTACACCATAAGAGGTTGTGCAGCCCCCTCCTGGTGCCAAGACCTCCAGGTGGCTGAAGCCTTCGGCCTCACCCATGTCAACGTCTCATGCTGTACCGGAAATGGCTGTAACAATCCAGCCCTGGACATCCAGCCCCGCATTGGGGGCGCCCACCAGTCTGGCCCTGCTCACCTCAACCTCATTGTCATCCTGCTTGTGACAGCCCGACTCTGGGGAGGCGTTCTCCTCTGGACCTGA
- the PLAUR gene encoding urokinase plasminogen activator surface receptor isoform X2, with protein MGRPPLLLPLLLLSIQASIPGTLLSAFLAISNLAGGTIELTEKETEAQRASWGLQCMLCKSNGNCRVEECSPGQDLCRTTILRIREGDEELEVVERGCAHPEKTNRTMSYRIDMQIITLTEFICGSNLCNRPKPSRPPLFPRRRYLECSSCASSDLSCERGWDQSLQCHNPGEQCLEVVTHRSLEESPRDERHTRGCGNLPGCPGPTGFHNNHTFHFLRCCNTTKCNGGPVLELQNLPLNGFQCYSCEGNSTHGCSSEETSLTECRGPMNQCLEATGTNGLGNPSYTIRGCAAPSWCQDLQVAEAFGLTHVNVSCCTGNGCNNPALDIQPRIGGAHQSGPAHLNLIVILLVTARLWGGVLLWT; from the exons ATGGGCCGcccgccgctgctgctgccgctgctgctgctgtcaaTTCAGGCCAGCATTCCAG GCACTCTCCTAAGCGCCTTCCTTGCAATTTCGAACTTGGCAGGCGGAACAATTGAGctcacagagaaggaaacggaggcacagagag cctCCTGGGGCCTGCAGTGCATGCTGTGTAAAAGCAACGGGAATTGCAGGGTGGAAGAGTGTTCCCCCGGCCAGGACCTCTGCAGGACCACAATCCTGCGCATACGGGAAG GAGATGAGGAGCTGGAGGTGGTGGAGAGAGGCTGTGCCCACCCAGAGAAAACCAACAGGACCATGAGCTATCGGATAGACATGCAGATCATCACCCTTACAGAGTTCATCTGTGGGTCAAACTTGTGTAACCGGCCCAAACCGA GTCGGCCTCCTCTCTTTCCTCGAAGGCGTTACCTCGAATGTTCTTCCTGTGCCTCATCAGACCTGAGCTGTGAGAGGGGCTGGGACCAGAGCCTGCAGTGCCACAACCCTGGAGAACAGTGCCTGGAGGTGGTAACTCACCGGAGCCTAGAAG AGAGTCCAAGGGATGAGCGCCACACCCGAGGCTGCGGCAACCTTCCAGGATGCCCAGGCCCAACCGGCTTCCACAATAACCATACCTTCCACTTCCTGCGGTGCTGCAACACCACAAAATGCAATGGGGGCCCAG TCCTGGAGCTTCAAAACCTGCCACTGAATGGTTTCCAGTGTTACAGCTGTGAGGGGAATAGCACCCATGGATGTTCCTCCGAAGAGACTTCCCTCACTGAATGCCGAGGTCCCATGAATCAATGTCTGGAAGCCACAGGCACTAATG GGCTGGGGAACCCAAGCTACACCATAAGAGGTTGTGCAGCCCCCTCCTGGTGCCAAGACCTCCAGGTGGCTGAAGCCTTCGGCCTCACCCATGTCAACGTCTCATGCTGTACCGGAAATGGCTGTAACAATCCAGCCCTGGACATCCAGCCCCGCATTGGGGGCGCCCACCAGTCTGGCCCTGCTCACCTCAACCTCATTGTCATCCTGCTTGTGACAGCCCGACTCTGGGGAGGCGTTCTCCTCTGGACCTGA
- the PLAUR gene encoding urokinase plasminogen activator surface receptor isoform X3: protein MGRPPLLLPLLLLSIQASIPASWGLQCMLCKSNGNCRVEECSPGQDLCRTTILRIREGDEELEVVERGCAHPEKTNRTMSYRIDMQIITLTEFICGSNLCNRPKPSRPPLFPRRRYLECSSCASSDLSCERGWDQSLQCHNPGEQCLEVVTHRSLEESPRDERHTRGCGNLPGCPGPTGFHNNHTFHFLRCCNTTKCNGGPVLELQNLPLNGFQCYSCEGNSTHGCSSEETSLTECRGPMNQCLEATGTNGLGNPSYTIRGCAAPSWCQDLQVAEAFGLTHVNVSCCTGNGCNNPALDIQPRIGGAHQSGPAHLNLIVILLVTARLWGGVLLWT, encoded by the exons ATGGGCCGcccgccgctgctgctgccgctgctgctgctgtcaaTTCAGGCCAGCATTCCAG cctCCTGGGGCCTGCAGTGCATGCTGTGTAAAAGCAACGGGAATTGCAGGGTGGAAGAGTGTTCCCCCGGCCAGGACCTCTGCAGGACCACAATCCTGCGCATACGGGAAG GAGATGAGGAGCTGGAGGTGGTGGAGAGAGGCTGTGCCCACCCAGAGAAAACCAACAGGACCATGAGCTATCGGATAGACATGCAGATCATCACCCTTACAGAGTTCATCTGTGGGTCAAACTTGTGTAACCGGCCCAAACCGA GTCGGCCTCCTCTCTTTCCTCGAAGGCGTTACCTCGAATGTTCTTCCTGTGCCTCATCAGACCTGAGCTGTGAGAGGGGCTGGGACCAGAGCCTGCAGTGCCACAACCCTGGAGAACAGTGCCTGGAGGTGGTAACTCACCGGAGCCTAGAAG AGAGTCCAAGGGATGAGCGCCACACCCGAGGCTGCGGCAACCTTCCAGGATGCCCAGGCCCAACCGGCTTCCACAATAACCATACCTTCCACTTCCTGCGGTGCTGCAACACCACAAAATGCAATGGGGGCCCAG TCCTGGAGCTTCAAAACCTGCCACTGAATGGTTTCCAGTGTTACAGCTGTGAGGGGAATAGCACCCATGGATGTTCCTCCGAAGAGACTTCCCTCACTGAATGCCGAGGTCCCATGAATCAATGTCTGGAAGCCACAGGCACTAATG GGCTGGGGAACCCAAGCTACACCATAAGAGGTTGTGCAGCCCCCTCCTGGTGCCAAGACCTCCAGGTGGCTGAAGCCTTCGGCCTCACCCATGTCAACGTCTCATGCTGTACCGGAAATGGCTGTAACAATCCAGCCCTGGACATCCAGCCCCGCATTGGGGGCGCCCACCAGTCTGGCCCTGCTCACCTCAACCTCATTGTCATCCTGCTTGTGACAGCCCGACTCTGGGGAGGCGTTCTCCTCTGGACCTGA